A segment of the Candidatus Margulisiibacteriota bacterium genome:
CTGAAATCTGTCCATAATATTCCTTCATAAGGGACATGAGGGAATACTTTTATCATGTTTATCAGTTCCTCAACGGAATAATTGGAATTATATTTTGTAGGTTCACACATATTGCGCATGAAGTAATTATGAATATCCTTATTAAGTGTAATTTTATGGCAATCAATGATATCGTAAAAGGAAAAAGTCTTATAGTCCTTAATTTTCGGATAAAACCAGGATTTTTTTATTTTATCCGGGAAGCGAACAAGGCTGGCAATTGCTTGAATATTACCTCCGAGGTCTTCCAGTAATTTGCTTAACGCGGCCATGGTTAGTCCTGTGGTCATAGTATCATCAATAAGCGCGAATTTGTCTTCCGGTCCAATTAATTCTTTAAGAATCTCCAGGCGATCTTTACTGTTTTTGTCAAAAATGTGCACGGAAACCATTGTGCCAGGCATCTTGCCGGCTTTTCCGGCCACCACCAGAGGCAGTCCTAGTCTTAGAGCAACAGGGGCTGCGATAGTGATCCCGCGATCAGCCACACCAATAATCTTGGTGATTTTTCTATCGGCAAGAAAATTAACCAGAGTATCTATAATAGCGTTAAAAGCAAACGGATCTGAAAAAATACTGTCCAGATTTACCCCCGGCCCGCCTTTATATGGTGATTCTGTATTTAATGTCAGCTTATTGATTAATGATCTTGCTATGTTTGTAGAAAAGCTGCAGGTTTGACTAATTATTTTTTTTTGTAACATATATTTCCTTAGAATTTATATATATTTCGTACATTAAATAAAAAAATTGCAGGATATATTCAAAAAAATTCATAGGTTGGTAGAGAATATGCGGGAAAACTATAAATAGGGAGAAAAAAATGGCATTCATTTCAAATCTGGAAGTTTCTTCAAATACAAAATCAATAATTATTGCTGATGCGAGCCAGTTATCACTTAAGCAGATTGTTGATTTGATAAAACGTCAGTATATTAACCAGGGCAATGGGATTATTATTATTGTAGTACAATCTTCCAGGCAAACGTCTTCTTTTTTACCGGTGGATACAACGGGAAGGGAAAGCAGCAGGAAGATAGTCCCCGCAGTTTATGCCGAGCCATATCAACCCGGGCAATATGGCCTATCACCAGACAGACAACAAACACAGAGAATAAATTTTGCCGGGAACAACATAATTCCGGGTTTAAAGGAACGTATTCAGCAAATCATGAGCAAGCTTCCTGAGGACCAGCGCAACTGTATCAGCAATATTAATGTAACACCACAAGACGGGCCGGGAGGTGTCATGGGATGGTATGATCCGCGCAAGCCTTCAGCTATTAATCTGGACCAAGATGATACGGATAGAAATCTTGCTCATACTATTGCGCATGAAAGTTTTCATGGTTTTACTATGCAAAAACTACTACCTGCTTTTTTGAACTACAAAAACGGCAGGGGCAGCGATAGTAAGGAATATGGGAAAAATATGGCAGTTCTTTTCCAAATGTACACAAGGGCAGTTATGGCCGGGAACAAACTGGCATTACCCACTGATTACTCCAGATCCTTTCTAGACCTGTATCATCGAGTTCCATTTGCCCAGAAGCAAAGGGCACTGGCTATAGGTTTTATGGAGTATATCGCAGAACTGGCAGCCAATCTGGAGACCGGTAATGCGCATTCCGGCAGCCAGGCCCTGGATAAGGCTTATACAACAATGGCTAATATAATAAAATCAGCCATCACCCAAAAACAACCCGCTGCTCAAGTTACCCAAACAGCTTAAGAATTTTTAACTTACTCTTTTTTAAGAATATTAATAGTAGTATATTATTTATATCAGGAGTAACACATGTTAAGTATTGATAATGAACGAACAAAATATTATTTAAATTTATTACAAGTAATGGTGGTGGCTATAAATGCTGAAGGAGAAATAACTCTGGTTAACCAAAAAGGTGCACAGGCACTGGGATATGAGATTGATGATCTTGTTGGGAAAAACTGGTTTGAGACCTGTATTCCAAGCTACTGCAGAGAAAAAGTAAAAAGAGTTTTTGTTAAGGTGATGTATGGTGAACTGGAACCTATTGAATATAATGAAAATCCTATTATTACCATGAATGAAGATGAACGATTAATTGCCTGGCATAACACCTACTTAAGAGATAACGAAGGTATTATTCTCGGGATCATTGCTTCAGGCGAGGATATAACTGATTACCGAAGAGCAGAAGATGAACTTTTCAATATTAAGGATTTTTATCGAAATATTTTGGAAAGTATTGAGGATGGAGTATTTGTAACGGACAAAAATGATTCGATTTATTATGTTAACCATAGCTTCGCTCTGCTGGCGGGAATATCCCTCTATCATTTAATCGGCAAAAATATTTTTAATGACTTCCCCGGCGAAAACATGGGTTTATTTAAAGAGGAATATTTAAAGGCGAAACAAAATTTACAGCCTGTGTATTATGACATGATCCACCTTGATTTGGTGCCCAATAAACCTGTTGTTGTTTCAGGATGGCTTACTCCAAAAACAAAAAACAATCAGTTTGATGGCATGATATGCACGATGGAGGACATGACAGAACATACGAAAACAATAGAAGCTTTAAAGGACAGCGAGCAGGTGTTTAAAGCAATTTCCTTTATGGCTAAGGACGCTATTATACTGGTTGATTCATCAAATTCTCTTGTTTTTTGGAACAAAGCTGCCGAGGAGATGTTCGGTTACAAACTTGAAGAAGCTCGGGGCAAGAATTTACATGAGCTTATCGGGGCCAATGTTGATCAGGAAAAAATAGGGAAACATTTTGAGCATTTTCATAATACAGGGGAAGCAACTTTAAACGGGAAAACCATGGAAACAATAGTGAACAGAAGAGACGGTTCGGCATTTCCGATGGAAATGTCTGTTTCCAGCGTGAAAATAAAGGATACCTGGCATGCAATCGGTATA
Coding sequences within it:
- a CDS encoding adenine phosphoribosyltransferase, translating into MLQKKIISQTCSFSTNIARSLINKLTLNTESPYKGGPGVNLDSIFSDPFAFNAIIDTLVNFLADRKITKIIGVADRGITIAAPVALRLGLPLVVAGKAGKMPGTMVSVHIFDKNSKDRLEILKELIGPEDKFALIDDTMTTGLTMAALSKLLEDLGGNIQAIASLVRFPDKIKKSWFYPKIKDYKTFSFYDIIDCHKITLNKDIHNYFMRNMCEPTKYNSNYSVEELINMIKVFPHVPYEGILWTDFSQILANPNAFEHACNQLIEPFKDEKIDKVLPIAVRGLHFGSVIASKLGVGQVIAAKSERLPGVVIKVPYGMEYNSAELGIPIHSIRRGDKILIVDDILATGGTVDAAVKLVESLGAIVVGVTCAIRLSDVFNQSPISKKFGKKGLVLSTLLNLSETDLQKKAEFTFF
- a CDS encoding PAS domain S-box protein, translating into MLSIDNERTKYYLNLLQVMVVAINAEGEITLVNQKGAQALGYEIDDLVGKNWFETCIPSYCREKVKRVFVKVMYGELEPIEYNENPIITMNEDERLIAWHNTYLRDNEGIILGIIASGEDITDYRRAEDELFNIKDFYRNILESIEDGVFVTDKNDSIYYVNHSFALLAGISLYHLIGKNIFNDFPGENMGLFKEEYLKAKQNLQPVYYDMIHLDLVPNKPVVVSGWLTPKTKNNQFDGMICTMEDMTEHTKTIEALKDSEQVFKAISFMAKDAIILVDSSNSLVFWNKAAEEMFGYKLEEARGKNLHELIGANVDQEKIGKHFEHFHNTGEATLNGKTMETIVNRRDGSAFPMEMSVSSVKIKDTWHAIGIARDISDRKKLVPE